The nucleotide window CGCGCTCCTGGAGCCATTCCCCTCGTTATTCCCTCTGCCGCCCACCTCCGTGAGGGCAGCCAGTGGAAAACCTTCATACTGACCGCCGACAAAGCCCATTGCCCGCCTCCGTCAAAGACGGCAGTGCCGTCGTCCCGGCGTGAAGCACCGGCCCCCTGCGTGGCCCCATCGCCACCAGCACCGCCAATACCTCAGCAAAATGACACCGTCCGCGTATTCATCGACGACGCCCTGCCCGGCTTCCGAGAACTCACCGCCACCGACATCGCACCAGTCAACAGCGCCGCCGACACCTGGAGCTGGCAAGACGGCACCCTCCACTGCACCGGCATGCTCGGCCTGCCCCAGGGCATCGAGGTCCAGGTCCTCGACTACGGCTAAACTGATAAAGTCAAAACCGCTGGCGGCAAAACCGACTGGTTCGGCACCAAAGGAGACCTCTTCCCAGTCGACGTAAAGCTCACTCTCTGTCTCCTCCGACTCGTTCTCGATCCTTCCGCGTTCTTTTCACCAAAGAGGGCCAGTTGAACTCAGAGCTTCCTCTTCTTGCTCTCGCTCTTCATCTACAGTCTCTCTGCCCCCCTATCCAGAGATGCCCTTGAGAATGAGTGATCAGCCGTTCGCTTTTTCGAGTCATTTCCCATTCCCGAATGCTGCTGGAAGAAAAGTGTCCAAAAACACCGGTCTCCAAACCTTCCCACTACATGCCCACCACCCCTAACTCTGAACGCATCCAGCGTGCCCTCGACGGTTTGCTCTCGCCGGAGGAGATGCGGGTGTTTCAGGTCGATGTGACAAAGGATGCCGTGCTGAGGGAGGCATACGTCGAGCAGCTTTGGCTCCATGCGCAGCTCAAGGCCAAAAGAGACGACTTGAAGGCCCTTTTGGAGGAAAAAATCATCTCGCAGGTCCAGGTGCCGCGTTGGCGCTTTTTGGCTCCTGCGCTCGCGGCGGCGGCTTGTGTTGTTTTGGGCCTCGGAGCGTGGTTTGGGCTGCAAAAGGGGAATAACGTCGCGGTGATCGCCCAGGCGGAAAATTGCAAATGGGCCGGTTCGGAGCTGCCCACGGTCGAAAATGCTCCACTCGGCGCAGGACGGCTCTCGCTCGTCGAAGGCATCGCCACGCTGCGCTTTCGCAGTGGTGCCAGCGTCACCATGGAGGCACCGACGACGCTGGAAATCCTCGACGCCATGCACTGCCGCCTCATCGAGGGCACCGTGACCGCAGACGTGCCTGTGCCTGCACACGGCTTCACCATTGACACGCCGGACATCCAGGTCGTCGATCTGGGCACGAAGTTCGGCGTCACCGCTGCATCCACCGGCAACTCCCAGGTCCGTGTCTTTGAAGGCGAGGTCAAAATCGGCGGCCTCGAAGACCTCGACCGTGGTGAATTCAAGCACCTCACCACCGGCAAAGGCCTCAACGTCGGTGGCAACCTCCCGCAGCCCGGCCAGGAAACGGCGCGGGACATGCTGACTCGTGAAGACGGTGGCTGGACCGCCATCACGACGCAGTTTGGTCGTGGCAAAGACGCCTACGTCCGCCGCATGGACGACAAACTCACGCACGGCAGCGATCCCCTGCTCATCGTGAAGCACACCGACCTCGAACTCGGCCGCAAAAACGAGCGCCGTGCGATTTTGACCTTCGACCTCTCCCAAATCGACCTCGCCAACGTCAAAGAAGCCCAGCTCATGCTCGACCCCGAGCCCAGCGGCTTCGGCTTCTCCTCATTGGTGCCCGACTCACGCTTCGCCGTGCTCGGCCTACACGAAGGCGATACCGATGCGTGGAGCGAGGCCGACCTCCTCTGGCAAAACCTCCCCGGCACCGACGACGCAGGTCCCCTGCCCCAGCGCACACGCCGCCTCGCCGAGTTTTGGCTGCCTCGCGGCGGCTCCGGCGACGTGATCACCATCCGAGCCGACGCCCTCGCTGAATTTATCCGCAGTGCCCGCGACGGCCTCATCACCCTGCTCCTCCTCCGCGAAACCGGCGAGTCCGACACCAGCGGCCTCGCCCACGGCTTCGCCGCCAAAGAACACCCCACTGCGCGGGCACCGACATTGAGGCTGAGGATGCGTTGAGGCAACTTACAGGCAAAACACTTCATCATGGCAAGACTAAAGACGAATCATCAAGCCTGCCGTCATTGATGGCACTGAGTAATCCCTCGAAATCAAGAGGCCCATGACCTGACGCATGCCAAAGGATTGGGGAGTTCGGATCAAGGCGTGAAGCAAGCACGACATGGTAGCTGTGAGTGTAGCCACCTCGTTCGTAATGAAAGAGAACGTGTTGTTCATCCTGCCGTGCCCATATCAGCCGCGACATGGGTTTCGGTGGATTATCAATACAGCAGCCAACCTGCCAGTTTTGCCCAGGCGCCGCGAGCTTACCCTTCCAGTCCGAACACAGCCGAAGCACATGTGGAGGCAGTGCCTCCACCTTACGGACCAAAGGAAAGTTCTGCGAACGTTTGATGATGTTCCGACTCTCTTCAGTCAGGTGGCGGACGCCTGTTATCGAAATGGAGTTATCGGAGCTTCCGCCTGGGTATGCGCATCCCAAAGCGCTAAATATGAGAGCAAAGGAAGTCGAACGGAAGACAAAAACAAATTTCATAACTTCTGTGCGCCGAGCTTCAATATGGAAAGTATGCCCGCTATTTCAGCGAGGCCTTCGGCTACCTGCTTTTCCGCAGGAGTCAGTTTTCTTTTACGACTTTGTTCATCCAGCAGGAATTGAAGCCTGTTATCCAGCGCCTTGGGGAATCGCAGTTTCGCCATGTTGGCAGGCATCGGTACTGTCAGGTTCACTTTGGCACTCATCTGGGGCGCAAGAGTAGCCAATGGACCACTCACCGTCAATAACGCGAAAAACCCTGTCCAAAAAGCCCGCAGAACAAACCTACCTTTCACGCACGTTATTCCCTGACCGACCATGCTCCGCCAAACTGCTCTTTTTCTCCTGCTCGCCTCCGCTTTGAATGCGGCGGACGACGCTAGCCGCGCTGCGATGACCTTTTTGAAAACGAGGTGCGTCCACTGCTGGTGAAAAGTTGCTACGAGTGCCACAGCGACAAAAAACAAAAGGGCGACCTGCGAGTGGATCACATCAGCCACCTCAAAAAAGGCGGCACCACAGGCCCGGCGGTGATCGCGGGGAATTTGAGCAAGTCCTTGCTCATCGAAGCCGTGCGTTATCAGAATGAAGACATTGCTATGCCGCCGAAAAAGCAGCTCTCGGCCAAGGAGATCACGGTGCTAGAGGATTGGGTGAAAATGGGTGCGCCGTGGCCTGCGGGCGAAGGCCAGCGCGATTCCACGGACGAGTTCGGCTTCACCGAAAAAGATCGTAAGTTCTGGAGCTTTCAGCCACTGACGAATCCCAAGCCGCCTCAGGTGAACTCCAAATGGGTGCGCGGCGACATCGACCGATTTGTGGCTAAAAAACACGCCGAACTCGGTCTCACGCCCGCGCCCGAGGCAGATCGGCGTGAGTTGATCCGCCGTGTGTATTTCACTCTGCATGGCCTGCCGCCTACGAAGGAGCAGATCGACGCCTTTGTGCAAAGCAAGGACCCGCAGGCCTATGAAAAGCTCATCGACGAGCTGCTCGCCTCACCGCGCTACGGCGAGCGCTGGGCGCAACACTGGCTGGACCTCACCCGCTGGGCGGAGAGTGATGGCTACAATCAGGATGCTCTGCGTCCCGCAGCCTGGCCCTACCGCGACTACGTCATCAAGAGCTTCAACACCGACAAGCCCTACGACCAGTTCGTGAGTGAGCAGCTCGCGGGCGACGAGATCGCTCCGGAGAACCCTGACGTGCTTGTCGCAGCCTCCTACCTGCGCAATCCGATTTACGAATACAATCAGCGTGATGCACGCGGCCAATACGAAGTCATTCTCACCGACATGACCGACAACGCTGGCGAAGTCTTCATGGGACTGAGCATGGGCTGCGCCAAGTGCCACGATCACAAATTCGACCCTATCTTGCAAAAGGACTACTACCGACTCCGCGCCTTCTTCACACCGGTACGCTGGCAGGAGGGGAAGAAGCTCGCCACCGCTGCCGAAAAGGCCGCTTGGGCTGCCCAAAATGCAAAATGGGAGGATGCGACGAAGGACATCCGCGCTCAAATCGATGCCATCATCGAGCCACGCATCCAGGGCGCGATCAAAAATGCCTATACCAGATTTCAGGCCGACATCCGCGCCATGGTCGATAAAAAACCGGAGGAACGCACGCCGGAGGACTGGCAAGCGAGCTACTTCTGCGAACGACAGATGGCCTTTGAGCGTGAGCGCTTCGACGCCGCCAAAACACTCGCCAAAAAGCCGGAAGAAAAAGCCCGCTACGACGCCCTCCTCGTCGAACTCGCCAAATTCGACGCCTTGAAGCCCAAACCGCTACTGGATGCCTTCATCGCCACCGACGCCACCAACAAAGGCCCGCGCAACACCATCAAAACCCGCAGCGGAGAGAGCGAGGACATCCCGCCAGGCTTCCTCACGCTGCTGGAGCCCACGCCACCCAAGATCGCGCCGCGTGAAAAGACCACCGGTCGCCGCAGCGCCCTCGCTGAATGGCTCACACGGCCCACGAACCAACTCAGCACCCGCGTCATCACCAACCGCGCTTGGCATTACCTCTTTGGCAAAGGCATCGTCGAAACACCAAACGACTTCGGTGAACTCGGTGAAGACCCATCGCACCCCGAATTGCTCGATTACCTCACGCAACGCTTCCTCGCTGGTGGTTGGAAACTGAAGTCCCTGCAACGAGACATCCTCCTCTCCGCCACCTTTCGCCAAACCGCGCTGCGTGAGCCGACCACTGCACTCAAGAAGGCCGACCCCGCCAACAAATACCTCTGGCGTTACTCCCCGCGCCGTCTGGAGGCCGAACAGGCCCGCGACGCCATGCTCGTCGCCAGCGCCGAGCTGAACCTCAAAGAAGGCGGCCCCAGCGAAGACGGCAACGGTACCCGCCGCAGCATTTTCACGACGAAAAAGCGCAACAGCCAAAACGAGATGCTGCGCAGCCTGGATGCGCCTGCGGGCTTTTCCAGCACTAGCGAGCGTCAGAGCACCACCACGGCCACTCAGGCCCTTTTGCTGCTGAACGGCGACTGGACACTCGCCCGCGCCCGCAAACTCGCTGAGCGAGTTTATTCGCCCGAAGAGGCCTGGTTGGCCGTTTTGGGCCGTGCGCCGTCGAAACAGGAAATCAGCCGCGCGGAGGCTTTCATCGCCAAACGCATCGCGGACAAAGAAACACCTGTCAAAGCCGCTGCGGCGACCGATTTGGCCACCGCCGCCCAGTTCAAAGAAAACACCGCCCAGGAGCGCCTCATCGCACCGCTGGCGGACAAAACCGGGGACGAATTCACCGTCGAGGCTGTGGTGAAGCTCAATAGCATCGATGCAGGGGCCGCCGTGCGCACCATCGCGTCGCATTGGACCAATGGGAAAGACAACGTCGAAGGCTTTGGCTGGAGCGTCGGCGTCACGGGCGAAAAATCCCGCTTCAAACCGCGCAACCTCATCATCCAACTCGTCGGTGAAGATGAAAATGCCAACATCGCCTACGAACCCATCGCCAGCGATCTGCGCATGGAGCTGGGAGTCACCTACCACCTCGCGGTGCGTGTCTCATGCGCAAAAAAGCAGATCGAGTTCCGCCTGCGCCAGATCGACAAACCAAACGCACCCGTTTTGGCCTCTACCGTGCCCCACCGCATCGTCAGCGGCCTAGATCGCGGCGCAGCGGATCTCGTCATCGGCGGTGTGAACAAGCGCACAGTCGTCCATCAATGGGATGGCACGATCGAGTCAGCCCGCATCGTCAAAGGATTGCTACCAGATGCCTCTTTGACCGAAAACAGCACAAAATGGCAATCTCCAGCCATCGTGAGCTGGATCGCCAAGAACGGCCACGGAGCATCCTTGCAGCCACTCGGCCTCGAAGGCCCAGCGGAGGCCATTGATCCGAAAAAGCTGGCCCTCGCCGATCTGTGTCATGTGCTGCTGAACTCGAACGAGTTCTTCTACCTGCATTGAGCTGGCTCTTTTGATGCGCCATCATGGGCACGGATGAATAACCATATTTTTCCAATTCCCATTTTGCTAGGTCTCCTCCATTCTGGAGCTGTTCCCGCTGATTTTTTAAACCAACTGCCCCCACCATGCCCATTACGCCTGACCAATACGAAAAGCTCGGTTCTTTTTACCTCGGCCGAGAATACGACCTCGAAGCCAAAGCGATCAAAGATGACCTCGTCCTTTATGATTCAAAGGATCTCGTCACGCATGGTGTGGTGCTGGGCATGACAGGAAGTGGCAAGACGGGGCTCTGCCTCGCTTTGCTCGAAGAAGCCGCGATCGATGGTGTGCCGCTCATCGCGATCGACCCGAAGGGTGATCTCGGCAATGCGCTACTTACTTTTCCCAATCTCGATGCGAAGGAGTTCCGCCCCTGGATCAATGAGGACGAAGCACGTCGTAAGTGGCAGTCGCCAGATGAGTTCGCGGCATCTCAGGCTGCGACATGGCAGAAAGGCCTGGGTGAGTGGGGACAAAGCGCGGATCGCATCAAAAAACTGCGCGAGACGGTGGATATGGCCATCTACACGCCTGGGAGCAATGCGGGGCTGCCGGTTTCGATCCTCAGCTCGCTGAATTGCCCGCCGGTGGAGGTCATGGATGATGCGGAGGCGCTGGCAGATCGTATCGAGAGCACGGTTTCATCCATGCTCGGCCTGATGGACATCGAAGCGGACCCGGTGCAGTCGCCAGAGCACATTCTCCTGAGCAATATCGTCGCGCATTGCTGGAAGAAGGGACAAAACCTCTCCCTGGAAAATCTGGTGCGCCACATCCAGCAGCCACCGATCCGTAAAGTCGGCGTGGTGGATCTCGATAGCTTCATGCCAGAGGCTAAGCGCACGCCGCTGGCGATGAAGCTCAATAATCTGCTCGCAAGCCCAGGCTTTAGCACTTGGTTGGAGGGTGAGCCGCTGGACATCCAGCGCATGTATTACACGAAGGAGGGCAAGCCCCGCGTGACCATCTTTTGCATCGCTCACCTCAGCGATACAGAGCGCATGTTCTTTGTCTCGCTGCTGCTGAATCAGCTCCTCGGCTGGATGCGCACGCAGCAGGGCACCACCTCGCTCCGCGCCATTTTCTACATGGATGAGATCTATGGCTACCTGCCGCCCACGGCCATGCCGCCATCGAAAAAGCCGATGATGATCCTGCTCAAGCAGGCCCGTGCTTTCGGTCTCGGTATCTTGTTAGCGACGCAAAACCCCGCTGACCTCGATTACAAGGCGCTGGCCAATATCGGCACTTGGTGGCTCGGTCGCCTCCAGACGGAGCGTGATAAGATGCGTGTGCTCGATGGTCTGGAAGGTGCCGCGAACACCGCTGGAGGCAAATTTGACCGCCAGCTCATGGAGCGGACACTCGCCGGTCTGGGCAATCGTGTCTTCCTGATGAACAATGTGCATGAGGATCATCCGGTGGTCTTCAATGTGCGCTGGATTCTCAGCTACCTCGGTGGCCCGCTCTCCCGTGGGCAGATCAAGGCGCTGATGGACCCGATCCGCCCCGCTAAGGAAGAAAAAGCCGCTGCGGAGGACGACGGATTTGCCCCACCTGGAGCAAGTAGCTCGGGTGCAGATCGCAACACCACACGTCCGAAGCTACCGGAGGACACTACGGAGCTTTTCCAGCCCAGCGATGAAGATGGCGAGCGCATCACCTACGTGCCCTGCATGGTGCGCAGCGCGACGATCCTGTTTGACGACGCAAAACGCAAAATCAGCGGCAAGAGCATCGTCACACTGGTGAACCAAATCGATGTCGAGAAGCAAAAAGTGCTGTGGGACAAGTTCGTGGACATCCCCAAGGATGATGACCTTTCCAAATACGACTCTGAGCCCAAGGAAAATGCCGCCTATGCCGATCTGCCAGGTCCGGCGATGAAATCCAGCACCTACACGAGCATCAAAAAGGATTTCACGGACTGGGTCTATACCAATCACTCGCTGGAGGTTTATTACAGCCCACTTCTGGAAGCCTACTCAAACCCCGGCGAGAAACAGGACGAGTTCAAAGCCCGCGTGACGCAAACAGCCCGTGAGCAACGTGATGCCGCCATCGAGGAACTGCGGACCAAAACTGCCAAGACCACCAAATCACTCGAAGACAAGGCCATCAAAGTGAATGCGAAAGTGGAAGAGCAAAAGGCCCAGGCCAGTAGCGCGACGATGAGCACGATGGTGAGCGTGGGCGGCAGCATCCTGGGGGCACTCTTTGGGCGTAAAAGCGGCCTCGGAGCGGCCGCGAGCCTCATCAAAGGCACGACAGTGAGCAGCGCTGGCCGCGTGATGAAGGAGCGCCGCGAAGCCGCCGCCGCCGAAAGCGAGCTTGAGGCCCTCCAGGCCGAATTAGCCGAATTGGAGAAGCAACTGGCCGACGAAACACAAAAAATCCGCGATAAGTATGATCCCGCCACTTTGGCCCTCGAAACGACCAAACTCACTCCGGTGAAGAAAAACATCCAAGTGACAGCGACTGGGATATTATGGCAGGCGAAGGCGTAAAAAGTGTTGCGCCCATTTTTCCAGTCCCCATAATTTTCCTCAGCCATGCCTGTTCCAACCAAAGCTTCAAAAACGACCGCAAAGCCTAGCGTGCGTCTTTTGAAGCCCAAGCCCTCTCGCGTGCGCTCATGGCAGTGGCCTCTTTTGCTTGAGATTGATCGTGGTTTTTCAGCCATGTGGTGGAAGAACTACCGCTCACTCGTTGCCAAAAGAGAAGCCGAAACGATCGCGCCAGATGAGCTGCGAGAGCTCACCGCATTAACGGATACGCTAGAGGAGATGAATACCCGACGCGTGGCCTGCTTTGCCAGTGCAAGTCGTAGCTTGGGCATTTCGCTGGACGAACTGATGACAGGGATGCGCCTGAACCCTAAACCTGTCTGACCGTGCCGTCGGTAAGAATGCTGCGAGAGCAAGTTCTGGAGCTTGCGGGCGGAGTTTGTGAGTACTGTCGCTCGCCGGAGTGCTATTCGGCGACTCAGTTTTCCATCGAGCATATTCTACCGCTGTCTCGTGGCGGTGTGACCGAACTCGGCAATTTGGCTTTTGCCTGCCAAGGATGCAACAATCACAAATACACGGCTGTGAGGGCAATAGACGCGGTTACAGGGACTGAGGTTGATTTGTATCATCCGCGCCAACAGGCATGGCAGGATCATTTTGCATGGTCGTCGGATCGAACTGAGATCAAAGGCACTTCCGCGGCGGGTAGAGCGACTGTAGCGAAGTTGAAGTTAAATAGGCCCAATCTAGTTCGACTGAGAAAACTGCTACTTCGAGCAAAACTCTTCCCGAATTGATTATTCACCCATGAAAAGCCTTCCCATCGAGCTCCTGGTCTTGTCATCGTTGCTGATTG belongs to Verrucomicrobiaceae bacterium and includes:
- a CDS encoding FecR domain-containing protein; this encodes MPTTPNSERIQRALDGLLSPEEMRVFQVDVTKDAVLREAYVEQLWLHAQLKAKRDDLKALLEEKIISQVQVPRWRFLAPALAAAACVVLGLGAWFGLQKGNNVAVIAQAENCKWAGSELPTVENAPLGAGRLSLVEGIATLRFRSGASVTMEAPTTLEILDAMHCRLIEGTVTADVPVPAHGFTIDTPDIQVVDLGTKFGVTAASTGNSQVRVFEGEVKIGGLEDLDRGEFKHLTTGKGLNVGGNLPQPGQETARDMLTREDGGWTAITTQFGRGKDAYVRRMDDKLTHGSDPLLIVKHTDLELGRKNERRAILTFDLSQIDLANVKEAQLMLDPEPSGFGFSSLVPDSRFAVLGLHEGDTDAWSEADLLWQNLPGTDDAGPLPQRTRRLAEFWLPRGGSGDVITIRADALAEFIRSARDGLITLLLLRETGESDTSGLAHGFAAKEHPTARAPTLRLRMR
- a CDS encoding ATP-binding protein is translated as MPITPDQYEKLGSFYLGREYDLEAKAIKDDLVLYDSKDLVTHGVVLGMTGSGKTGLCLALLEEAAIDGVPLIAIDPKGDLGNALLTFPNLDAKEFRPWINEDEARRKWQSPDEFAASQAATWQKGLGEWGQSADRIKKLRETVDMAIYTPGSNAGLPVSILSSLNCPPVEVMDDAEALADRIESTVSSMLGLMDIEADPVQSPEHILLSNIVAHCWKKGQNLSLENLVRHIQQPPIRKVGVVDLDSFMPEAKRTPLAMKLNNLLASPGFSTWLEGEPLDIQRMYYTKEGKPRVTIFCIAHLSDTERMFFVSLLLNQLLGWMRTQQGTTSLRAIFYMDEIYGYLPPTAMPPSKKPMMILLKQARAFGLGILLATQNPADLDYKALANIGTWWLGRLQTERDKMRVLDGLEGAANTAGGKFDRQLMERTLAGLGNRVFLMNNVHEDHPVVFNVRWILSYLGGPLSRGQIKALMDPIRPAKEEKAAAEDDGFAPPGASSSGADRNTTRPKLPEDTTELFQPSDEDGERITYVPCMVRSATILFDDAKRKISGKSIVTLVNQIDVEKQKVLWDKFVDIPKDDDLSKYDSEPKENAAYADLPGPAMKSSTYTSIKKDFTDWVYTNHSLEVYYSPLLEAYSNPGEKQDEFKARVTQTAREQRDAAIEELRTKTAKTTKSLEDKAIKVNAKVEEQKAQASSATMSTMVSVGGSILGALFGRKSGLGAAASLIKGTTVSSAGRVMKERREAAAAESELEALQAELAELEKQLADETQKIRDKYDPATLALETTKLTPVKKNIQVTATGILWQAKA
- a CDS encoding HNH endonuclease; protein product: MLREQVLELAGGVCEYCRSPECYSATQFSIEHILPLSRGGVTELGNLAFACQGCNNHKYTAVRAIDAVTGTEVDLYHPRQQAWQDHFAWSSDRTEIKGTSAAGRATVAKLKLNRPNLVRLRKLLLRAKLFPN